From the Burkholderia sp. WP9 genome, the window CCTTTTCCGCCATAAGCGTCCTTTTTTCACAAGTCTGCCCTTGCCCGCGTTCTACCGATTGCCGCACGAGCGTGCTTTGCGGCGGATCATGCTGCACTGCACCTGACCTTCGTGCGCAATTCGGGTGCGCCAATGAACCCTGCCAGCGCCGTTCTGGTGCCGTTTGGTTAGCTATCCGACTGGAATGATGGGTAACCAGGGGTTTAGCCTGATGGCACGGTAGTTGCCCTAGTCCTCAGAATTACAGAAGTCGCTGCTCCCCACGGCGACGCGACATTACAGATTCGAAGGAATCATTCCTCCCATGTCCACCGATCGCACGGCATCGTTGTCGCATTTCGCATTCATGCCGGTTCCCAACTTCACCATGATTGCGTTCACTAACGCGATCGAAGTCCTGCGCATGGCGAACTATCTGACCGGCCAAACGCTTTACCGCTGGTCGATCGTGAGTCCGGAAGGCGGTCCGGTCATGGCGAGCAACGGCTTGTCGGTCGATACGGGACCGGTGGAATGCGTCGGTCAGCCCGATATCGTGTTCGTGGTCGGCGGCATCGACGTGCAGCATGCGACCACGCCCGCCCATCTTTCCGCGCTGCGCCGCTTTGCCCGTATGGGCAGCGTGCTCGGCAGCCTGTGCACCGGCACGTATGCGTTGGCGCGCGCCGGTCTGCTGGCCGGGTATGCGTGCGCGATTCACTGGGAGAACATGTCGGCGCTCAAGGAAGAGTTTCCCGACACGCGCTTTCTGAAAGAACTGTTCGTGATCGATCGCGATCGCGTCACATGCACTGGCGGCGTCGCGCCGCTCGATATGATGCTGAACCTGATCGCGCCGCGCGTCGGCACTGCGCGCGTCACGCAGATCGCCGAGCAGTTCATTGTCGAACATGTGCGCGACACCAGCGCGCAACAGAAAATGCCGCTAGTGGCGCGGCTCGGCTCGGCCAACAAGTCGCTTTTCGAAGTGATCGCGCTGATGGAGAACAACATCGAAGAGCCGCTCTCACGCGAAGAACTCGCGCGGCTCGCCGGTATGTCGCAGCGGCAATTGCAGCGGTTGTTCCGCGAACATCTGGGGATGACGCCGACGCATTACTATCTGACGCTGCGTTTGCGGCGCGCGCGCGAGTTGCTGTTGCAAACCGACATGTCGATCATGCACATCACGATGGCATGCGGCTTCCAGTCGGCCTGCCACTTTTCGAAGAGCTACCGCGATGCGTTCGGCACGGCGCCGACGCGAGAACGACGCAAGCAGGCGCCGTCGCTGGCGGTGGCGCCGGTGCTGGCGGCTTGAGGCGGCGGCGTTTCCGTCAGCGGTGCGCACTCAGTACATCAGCGCACCGTCCATTCAGCGGATGACGGAACGCAGGCCGCAATTGTCATAGCGCGGCCAGCCACGCCACTGCATCCCGCACGACGGGATTCCAGTCGCCCTCCCGCGTTTGCCGCAACTGCGTCGCGCTTTCGACCCAGTTGGACGTGCTTCCCGAATGGCCCCAACGCCAGTCGCCGGACGTGTTGACCGGCACGCAAGTCAGTTTGCCCATCATCGCGGCAAGATTGGCCACGGCCGAATCAACCGCGAACACAGCGTCCAGTTCGCCGATGCATGCGGCGGTGTCATCGAAAAGGTGGATGCCGGGCAGATAGCGCTCGACCGAAGCGGCCGGCGTGCCTGCTGCCGCCTCGGCAAGCGGATGATGCAGATTCACGAAACAGATTCGCCCGGTCAGCACGGGATCCGTCACGAGCCGGTTGAGCGCATCGAGCGGCAGGCTGCGTCGCGCAGCCCAGCACCGCATTGAGCTGCCGACATTGGACAGGTGGCGCTGGCCACAGTCCCAGAACAACCCGACGAGCTTCTTTCCGCGATGTTGCGCGCGCAACTGTTGCGCCCACTCTGCCGCAATCTGCCGCTTCGCTGGCGGAGCCCGTAGATACGCCTGAAACCGGTATGGGCGAGTCGCCTGCGCGGCGCGCAACACCGGCAAATGCAATAGCGTCGCGTATAAGTGCGGCGCGAATGCTTCCACTTGAGCGCGCACCGCGTCGGGCAGTGGGCCATGGGTCTGCAACGGACGCGCCGCGCTGACGACTTCGCAGTCGGGCAAGGACGCCTGCATGAGCGCATAGATCTGCGGGTCACAGGTAATCATCACCTGCGCACCGGCAGCGCGCCAGTCCGCCACGCAGGCGCCCAGCAGAAAGTTGTCGCCAAAACCGAGTTGGTGCACGACGAGCACCCGCCGGCCGCGCGGATCGGATTCGCCGTCCCACGCCGGGATGCCGGCCGGACGATAACTGCCGGCATCGCCAGAATCGTTGCGCCGGGTCCAGTGCTTAAAGCCACGCGGGTCGCCTGCTTTGAGCATCGCCTCGCCGAGAAGCTGTTCCGCGGTTGCCAGGACATTGGGCGTGCTCGTTGCCACCGGCC encodes:
- a CDS encoding GlxA family transcriptional regulator, which translates into the protein MSTDRTASLSHFAFMPVPNFTMIAFTNAIEVLRMANYLTGQTLYRWSIVSPEGGPVMASNGLSVDTGPVECVGQPDIVFVVGGIDVQHATTPAHLSALRRFARMGSVLGSLCTGTYALARAGLLAGYACAIHWENMSALKEEFPDTRFLKELFVIDRDRVTCTGGVAPLDMMLNLIAPRVGTARVTQIAEQFIVEHVRDTSAQQKMPLVARLGSANKSLFEVIALMENNIEEPLSREELARLAGMSQRQLQRLFREHLGMTPTHYYLTLRLRRARELLLQTDMSIMHITMACGFQSACHFSKSYRDAFGTAPTRERRKQAPSLAVAPVLAA